A genome region from Rhodopseudomonas boonkerdii includes the following:
- the pcaG gene encoding protocatechuate 3,4-dioxygenase subunit alpha has protein sequence MPGITPSQTVGPFYAYGLTPNGKYAWNDAFTNNLLTPDVTGDKIRIEGVIYDGDGKVVPDAVLEIWQADAQGRFADPQDTRGLPNSSFRGFGRSGTTDAGEYSFDTVKPGSVPGIDGKPQAPHIVMAVFGRGMTMQSMTRIYFDDEAATANDAVMQLVPADRRSTLIAKKTAAGVYRFDIHLQGDNETVFFDV, from the coding sequence ATGCCTGGAATTACCCCGTCGCAGACCGTTGGCCCGTTCTACGCCTATGGCCTGACGCCAAACGGCAAATACGCCTGGAACGACGCCTTCACCAACAATCTGCTCACCCCCGACGTCACCGGGGACAAAATCCGCATCGAAGGCGTAATCTATGACGGCGACGGCAAGGTAGTGCCCGATGCCGTGCTGGAAATCTGGCAGGCCGACGCCCAGGGCCGCTTCGCCGATCCGCAAGACACACGAGGCCTGCCGAATTCGAGCTTCCGCGGTTTCGGCCGTTCCGGTACGACGGACGCCGGCGAGTATTCGTTCGACACCGTGAAGCCGGGCAGCGTACCGGGTATCGACGGCAAACCGCAGGCGCCGCATATCGTGATGGCCGTGTTCGGCCGCGGCATGACCATGCAGTCGATGACACGCATCTATTTCGACGACGAAGCGGCAACAGCGAACGATGCCGTCATGCAGCTGGTTCCTGCGGATCGACGAAGCACGCTGATCGCGAAGAAAACGGCTGCAGGCGTGTATCGGTTCGACATCCACCTGCAGGGGGATAACGAGACGGTGTTCTTCGACGTGTGA